A region of Gracilinanus agilis isolate LMUSP501 chromosome 3, AgileGrace, whole genome shotgun sequence DNA encodes the following proteins:
- the LOC123241161 gene encoding putative olfactory receptor 52P1, with the protein MSPTNDSYFSASTFYLVGIPGLEYLHIWIGIPFCSLYVVAVVGNVTILSVVRAERSLHEPMFLFLCMLSVTDLVLSTSTLPRMLCLFWLGSHQIAFDACLTQMFFIHSFTAMESGFFLAMAFDRYVAICDPLRHATILTSARIAKIGGAVVLRGVAFFSPHPILLKQLPYCGTHMIAHTYCEFMAVVKLACVDTGSTKRYSLSVASVIGSCDGFFIAISYVLILRAVFRLPSREASLKALGTCGSHVCVILVFYSTAVFTFLTHRFGHNVPPQVHIFIANIYLLVPPFLNPIVYGVRTKKIRDYVLRALRVKVI; encoded by the coding sequence ATGTCTCCCACAAATGATTCATATTTCTCTGCATCTACATTCTACCTGGTGGGCATCCCAGGTCTAGAGTACTTACACATCTGGATTGGGATTCCCTTCTGCTCCCTCTATGTGGTGGCTGTGGTGGGGAATGTGACTATCCTATCTGTGGTACGGGCAGAGAGAAGCCTACACGAGCCCATGTTCTTATTCCTGTGCATGCTTTCTGTTACTGACCTGGTCCTCTCCACGTCCACTTTGCCCCGAATGCTCTGTCTCTTCTGGCTTGGATCACATCAAATTGCCTTTGATGCCTGTCTAACTCAGATGTTCTTTATCCATAGCTTCACAGCCATGGAATCTGGATTCTTCTTGGCCATGGCTTTTGACCGTTACGTGGCTATTTGTGACCCATTGCGCCATGCAACCATTCTCACCAGTGCCCGAATAGCTAAGATTGGCGGGGCTGTGGTTCTGCGGGGTGTAGCCTTCTTCTCTCCACACCCTATCTTGCTCAAGCAACTGCCCTACTGTGGGACTCATATGATTGCCCATACTTACTGTGAGTTCATGGCAGTGGTGAAATTAGCTTGTGTAGACACAGGTTCTACGAAACGCTATAGTTTAAGTGTAGCCTCTGTAATAGGTTCCTGTGATGGCTTCTTCATTGCTATCTCCTATGTCTTGATCCTCCGGGCCGTCTTTCGCCTTCCGTCCCGTGAGGCCAGCCTTAAGGCCTTGGGCACATGTGGCTCCCATGTCTGTGTGATCCTTGTCTTTTATTCTACAGCTGTCTTCACATTTCTTACTCACCGCTTTGGTCATAATGTACCACCTCAGGTTCACATTTTCATTGCCAACATATACTTGTTGGTTCCTCCCTTTCTCAACCCTATTGTATATGGTGTCAGGACCAAAAAGATCAGAGACTATGTTCTCAGGGCATTGAGGGTCAAAGTTATTTGA
- the LOC123238714 gene encoding olfactory receptor 52D1-like codes for MSTINKTSVYPTSFFLLGIPGLETAHIWISIPFCLVYIMAVLGNSILLFIIKSDQSLHEPMYLFLSMLSVADLILTTTTLPKILSLFWFNDSEISFDACLTQMYFIHSLSTMESGFILTMAFDRYVAICNPLRHSTILTHTVIGSLGLAIVFRGALLLSPHPFLLRWLPYCRTTIISHTYCEFMALIKLVCAPTRIRKAYSLIVAFLTGGMDFILIMCSYVLILRVVFNMPSNDARLKTLGTCGSHVRVILAFYTPAFFSFLTHRFGHHIAPHVHIFVANIYLLIPPMVNPIIYGIKTKRIREKFLKVFVVKNV; via the coding sequence ATGTCAACTATCAATAAGACTAGTGTGTATCCCACTAGCTTCTTCCTCCTTGGCATCCCCGGTCTGGAAACTGCCCACATTTGGATCTCCATCCCCTTCTGCCTAGTATATATTATGGCTGTGCTGGGAAATAGTATCCTTCTATTCATCATCAAATCGGACCAGAGTCTACATGAACCCATGTACCTCTTTCTCTCCATGCTCTCAGTGGCAGACTTGATTCTCACCACCACAACCCTACCCAAGATCCTTAGCCTCTTCTGGTTCAATGATAGCGAGATAAGTTTTGATGCTTGTCTTACCcaaatgtattttattcattctctGTCCACTATGGAGTCTGGATTCATCTTGACCATGGCTTTTGATCGCTATGTGGCTATTTGCAACCCCCTTAGACACTCCACGATTCTGACCCACACAGTTATTGGAAGCCTAGGCTTGGCCATTGTCTTCCGTGGAGCTCTGTTGCTCAGTCCTCATCCATTTCTACTGCGGTGGCTCCCCTACTGCAGGACAACCATCATCTCCCACACATACTGTGAATTCATGGCCCTGATCAAGCTGGTCTGTGCCCCAACCAGAATCCGAAAAGCTTATAGCTTAATTGTCGCCTTTCTTACAGGTGGTATGGACTTCATATTGATCATGTGCTCTTATGTCCTCATACTTCGTGTTGTATTTAACATGCCCTCTAATGACGCAAGGCTCAAGACCTTGGGTACCTGTGGTTCCCATGTGAGGGTAATTTTGGCTTTCTATACTCctgccttcttctccttccttacaCACAGGTTTGGACATCACATTGCTCCCCATGTCCATATTTTTGTGGCAAATATTTACCTTCTTATCCCACCTATGGTGAACCCCATCATTTATGGAATAAAAACCAAACGCATCCGAGAAAAGTTCCTCAAAGTATTTGTAGTAAAAAATGTCTAA